Genomic window (Oryza sativa Japonica Group chromosome 3, ASM3414082v1):
gggcgaggtccctcgaggatgacttgatcgtctcctcgagctcctcggggagccgctggagggccccggccatctctgagaggcactgggcgaggcccccctggttggcggcgtacttcgcgtgccgcccgccccagagacccgcctgccgcccggcgcggtctagacgggagacggcgtcccgaagcatgccgggccctacctcactcgccaagcggagggcctcgacctccccggcggacgagtccagcgcgccctgcagcttggcgatggtgtgttcggcggctgcgaggcgggcggctaggtcgccgtggcccgcggccgccccgccgctgtgcgctctcgcgtccagctccttcgcccgcgcctcgagctcagcggcccgctgatccagtgcggccctctcggcgcgggcgccttccagtTTGCGGCgtgcctgctcctcccgcgctgcctcgcggaggaacaggctgtccgccagccgctgcgccgcggcctcggcctcctcgagagctcgctcccgttcggtgagcgcgtcctcgtggaggcggagtgcggactcctcttcggcgcaggcggcctcgtgcgacgccagtgttgcctcccgggtggcgacggcggcctcgcggtccgccaggtctctctccttcacgtccagggcgcgggcacgctcctccagcgccgtggcgcgaacctcaagggcctcttcgcgctggCGGGACGCCGCCTctttctccgccgcccgccgttcccgtgcagcggcggcatcaaggactccccgggcggcgtcgagcttctcctctagctccgccgcccggctcccgtattggaggcggaggtcgtcccgcgcctcgtcgagcacggcggtggcgatgagggcagtctcccgctcctcctccacctccctagCGATCTCCACCAGctccctacgacgggcctcgagctgtgAGGTGTGCCGGTGGTGCGCCTTGCGGCcagcctccaccatggcctccaccgagcgccgcccctcctcgacgcgcgcccacgccgtgtcgagctccgcccgctccgcctgcagggcctccatctgggcacttaacccgtccagcaccgtgctgttcgcggcggccaaggcctgtaGGAAGGGCTCcacgctcagtggggcagcggaagacgtgccggactcgggggcgtccctcgaagctggctcgtcccaagtgtcgcccgaggggtcgggcccgagcggcacgcccgcggcctcgtcgtgggtggcctcggaagttgTCGTcccctcgggcggagtcgggtcgggggtttggcaggccgcctggcgtgcgcgcgccgcctctgcctcccggacggactccccggcccggcggagtctggcctcctcccgagcggccttctcagcctggcgaacccggacggcctcctgggcagcctcctcggcttcccggaggcggtccgcggcttctcgccggtcagcttcccgcctccgggcctccgctgtcgccgtctcctcggcctcagaccggccggacttggaatggcggggggggggcgcgacgggatctcgctgaggcagaagaaaaaccagaagacaaaaagaaacgggtgagtgaaaactcgccttgggagatgggagaataaatacggccgcggtgggcgcggggacgaacctgcggggaggtcggctaaacgaccacctcgggggcgagatgaggttcccccggcatggcacgatcccccccatcttgcggagccgtttcttctttcgctccccctcgggctgcggcgtcggcacggcaccctccgggcgtctgctgctggcacgcaccgccccgccccctcggggaggagatgggggaggggtgccctcctgcttcctcttcccccgggcgtcggcagggcggctgccccccgggcccccgtcgcggggcccagaagcacgaccccctcccggggtagattgttcccccctgcggctcccgccctcgccgtcgtggcctcggggggcccGCTCCCTCGATGCCCCGAcctcctgcatgatggtcaggatgttggcgcgctctggatcgcagcagagggggaggaccccttgggggatgagggatgcctccacggagctgagattcagcacccgttggaccaccatcctgaagtcctcagggtcccatttgcgcccctggtgggtcctcatgatgtcctcgggcccggtgtactcccaggcgccccgggcgcgccgctgaagcggcgcgatccggcgacgaaggtagtcgccgaacaccatggcccccgtgagcccctgggatcgcagacccgccaggcggtcaagaacggcgtcgtagccgtctcccagatctaccgccgcccgccagctggaggcctgcgccggaggctggctcggaagtcggaggcgcgcttcgtcggcgaggggggtgtagaaccaatcgctcttccagtcgtcccactttttgcgaaggacgcagggaatgtagcggttcagcacctgcccccgcggctggaagtagcagccaccgacttccgtcggcggcgacaccggctgtacggtgaagaaccaccggaacagccggagagatgggcgcaccccgataaacatctcgcacaaGTGCGCAAAGATGGCCAACGTTAttatcgcgttgggggtgaggtgcgccatctggagatcataaaactccagaatatccatgaaaaaaatagagaatggcgggaccagccccgccattgcgaaagagaggaagaagacggaccgccccgggtagtgtggcgccaggcgtccctcgcccagcgcgaccacctcctggccggtggcagattccggcatgaatcggcgcggcagcccggcctgcctctcgctcaagatgcgggaaggcggcagcacgctaccctcgagcggtgcggagccccgtgccatgacgccggcggaggaggagcttgagagcgagcgagtaTGGCAAGGGTAGGGCGCAGGAAACGGAGAGTCAGAACacaagtggcgaaggcaaggggaagagtggcgagaggaaggaaacaaatcccTTCCTTGGCGTCTTtgtacccttgccaacgctatgctcggctcctcgcttcccgcgcccactacctcgccccttcgtttctcgcgcccacgcctccactaaccccactcgcccgtttgcggcgcacgcggcagatGTGCGCCCGTGGCGTTTGAGATGGGGTAGATCGTGCGCGCATTAACCGCGTTCGCCAACCGTGAAAAACGCCATCATCATGTCCCCAGGCGAAACAAACCGACTCGTaccgattcgcgcgctgctcgagtaatgtagcggtcttgaagagGCCGCCCATTATTGTCGATCGGTTTctcccttgccgatgcgcgcgatttgcgaccgttgggtttctgcccaccTGTggggaccggccccacctgtcaccgggcctaaggagtggcaTCACGCCCGAGCGCCTCCCTCGAGGGGGGCGGTTGCCCTGGCGTGatgccgggggctactgtcggtgacatggggccgggggtatcgtgactagaggcttgggtagccgcgatcACTCAcgtggcccgaccccctcgacggtgacgtggccacccctccctctgtctccccgaggggtcgggccgctcccgtttcggccccgagggctggggcaccccgaccccctgtggtgttggcgccacgtgtgtgggtcagatgagcacagcggcgctcacctaaccgcatttatagcgggttagacgagcgcgccacgccgcattcaatgcggcgcagcgcatgcttatccggtctatgaccagtcgcggtatgtgaccggtcacagaccggtcagatcgcgggttaggtggcaacaggcggcctgtcgcacgcctcgccccgtcccgtcggaatgatgagagcttcctggctctcgtctctagccggagctggcgtgctgactcctggagttggtatgtcagtcccggtcagatccattccaggcttcagcgcaagcatggcaagaaagtcgctggccattgaatgaaggttgaaaCGGGCGTCCACCGGGAGAGCTGACGAGCGGAGCAGGAGGTGTGTGtactgcttgtcagaggtcatttccggctgtagatgagccctcattgtaaaaagcatgtttcttttcttaagcagctagaggcccatgtggtgacccctaaccagataaaaaaaaggaggcccaggcctaagaGGGGGGAAGAAGGCGGGCCACTGGATCGAAGAgtctgaactctctctcgctctcgagcTCTCTGGCTCTGGAGCTCTCTGCattccttcatacacagatccaccagaacataggagtagggtattacgcttcttagcggcccgaacctgtctacgtcgcccgtgtcttatGCGCTTCTTCTCGCTGacattcctcagatcgagggcgaagaacctcacttagcgccgccggccgaaccggcaaaggggggcctgcgcggtctcccggtgaggagccccacgctccgtcaacttgaggagccccacgctccgtcaacttGCTTCCTCAAAGCCTCTTCTTTCTCTTGCTGCAAAATTCAGTCTGTGATAATGTATTTTCTccaggaagagagagaaaaatgtgGAAATAAATACCTTGTGTTTCTCAACAAGCCGCAAAAGCTCTTCATCTGCCTCCTTCTGCTTTAGATTTGCTAAATTAAGAAGCTCATTCTCCTTTGCATTCTATGAGAGTTTTGAACAACATAAATATACATCAAGATCAAGCAATAGTGACAACAACATAAATAATTCATATTCCTCGAAAAGATCTAGAAATACCTTTTCTTTCTCTGCTACGAGTTTTCCTCTGTCAATATTAGTATTTGTAGCCAAATAATTAAGTTCCTTACATCTCCGGTCAATTTCATGTTTCTTAGCCTGCAGTTCTTCATACAGATTTAGGTTTTCATCAATTATTCTCTTTGAATCTTTGCAAGCATGCTGCTGCAGTTCTATTATATCTGGTCACAAAGAGGAAAAAGGCAAACCCAGAAAATACAGTGAGTACATGCTAACACTATACGGCAAAAGGACAGTGACTTATACAGATCGTACCTTACACATTTAAGAAAACAAGTAGGATATTTTATACTTTGCCCTAtgctataaaaaaattaaacatgaccaagatatatatgtacgtacttCTATTATGTTCTTCAAACAATTGATCTTTCTCTTCCATCATCCTTTCAAGTTTTAGGCCATTTTGGTTGTTCATAAGCTTCAACTCTTCTAAGTATTTGTTCTTCTCTTCGATTTGGCAAGCATAATGACCCACATGCCTGCCCATTTTTCGCTGGCCTTCATGTTCCAGATCACATACACCTTTAAGCTCTCCATTTTTCCTCAAGTACTTTCCCGTTGGCTCAAGAGAGTTATAGTCATCACTTCTTGCAACCCACCCAAAAAGATCATCTCTTCTACAGTTTATTTTGTTCCAATCAGTTTTACCATACCTCTCCACATTGAAATGCTTTTCAAAAGCCAATGCATCCTTCATTCCATTCCAGTTTTCAGCAAACTTCACGATAGCATAATCTGCATTGTCTGTTGAATTCCAAAGGATAGTTACTTGGAGTGGTTTGAATCGTGAGAATTGTGCTCTTAGCCTCTCCTCGCTTTCCCCAACAAATCCTTTCCCTTTCAACTCAGTTGGCAGATTAACCAGTATACCCATCCATGGCCATACATACTTCTCTTCACTCCCAGGAGGTTGATGCTCAACGGTAGCAAGTTGTGGTGATGATTCCAGTGAGCCAGCTAGATCAACCTTCAGATAGCGAGCAAGTGCTAGGTGTGTCGCCTTAACCTTCGCCTTGCGCTTCGAAGCAGCCCCTACTCCTGAGGCATGCTGCAGAAGATCCTTGGAGCTGTAATCCTGCTTCTTCTTCCCTGGGCAGAATGGGCAACGAAATGTGTTGTTGCCATGCTTCACTTTCACTTTTTCGGCTCTCAGTTGATTATAAGTCTTTTCCTCGTGCACACCAATATCTGAATCACTAACATCAGATTCTTCTGAAGAGCTATGGTCCATTGGAGGCAAAGGAAGAATGCCCTGAGGATGAATATACACATGCAGAACAAAAAGGAGAGCAGGAGGAAGTCAGCGTGTTATCAACTCGGGGGGCGAAAATTGGTAATATGAAAAATAATGTAACTAGTTACATAGTACTACAGAATGGAAAGATAGctattaatttaatttcaatCATTTTCGCCCATCAATGCTAAGGTAGCTCCAAAAAATTGATAGCTGAGCTGAGTTCATTTATGTGCTTGCCTATTTGGAAGAAGCATCGATTTTGTTTGGTATGTAAAATTAGTGACATTGAACAGTCAGATAGTCCAAGAAGCCATTCAAAATGTTCATTAGTAAAGGAAAAATGCTACATATTTCTACCATGATCAGCGCAGCATAAAGCAAAAAAGAATCATGCATATACTACGGTacataaatttcaaaaataaactacggtacataaaaaaaattggtgaaACTCTTTTCTCATATTACTGCTCGAAAGGAGAACTCCGTACAAATCGAATTGGTTGGGTACACAAGCACGATAATAGAACATGTCATCAATCGACAAGATAAGCCAACCAAGAACATAAAAAGACAACGCAGAAGAAGAATCCCAACTCCCCAACTGGTTCTACTCTTTTTCCCAgtttacttttttcttttttttcttgacaaACAACTGGCTCTGCAACGAGTTGAGGTGAGAAGTAACAACTTACCACAACAATTCTCGCGGAGATCGACACTCGACCAAGCAGATGAAAACAATCTCAATCCATGCCTAAAGATCAaaagtatatataaaaaataggcATCAGGTTAGGGTTTTTCCCCTCGCAAAACCCCAACAACTCCCAggccaagcaaaaaaaaaagggaaaagaatgCAATGCGAACCTCCGCGGAGCTTCTTGCGCTGTCCTGGATCGCTGCTCCGCTCCTCCGAGCCTCCGAGCGATGGATCCCCCCTCTCCCTCACTCTCTCTTATTATTACTGCACAGGTAGAGTGGGTGAAAATCGAAAATGAATTCGGATGCGATCGAgaaggtgaggaggaggaggatcgcCAAGAATGGAAACGCGACGCGGGCCCGCATGGCGTTGGGGGGTGTTGGCATTTTGTCTTTCAAAGGAAAGTTGAGATCTGGACCGTCGGTTGGACAGCCGACGGCTGGGATTCGGCGAACCCCGTGATGCTTATCCAACCCACGAGACCAGCAGAGTACTCGTACGGCTATGTTCGGGAGGCAACCTCCCGACATTGAAAACAAAGCACGTTATTACAATGAGATTAATTACGTCTACAAaacttgaaaataaattaatatgattttttaaagcaactttcgtatagaatttttttgcaaaaaatacactgtttagcaatttgaaaaaacatgcgcgtggaaaacaagataagtgagttgggaaagagGGAAAAAGAACACATAGCAGCAACAgctgaggaagaagaaagggtgGAGTGTGAGACCAGCGCCGTGAGAGTTACTACTCCGTagtaaatactccctctatttattttttttatgttaggTGAGAAAGAGGTACTCCAGTAACAAACCATTTTCATGTAGACGGGTGGAAATCGTAAATGAGGAATAAAAAGACAGTGGTGGTAGCGGATCCaacataaaattttaaattctagAATCTACAAGGCACTGTAAAGAAAATTATGTTGTAGATTAGAATTTATTCAAAgcatttttgaaatttagacTGGATTTTTATAGGCCCGATTGTGAAATGAGTGTCAGGCATTGTGAGAAAAATACGTCAAAGAATTGTGCATCTTTGCATTAAAACTTTGAAAATAAGTAAAGTATTACAAAATTATAGCCCTGAGAGACTAtacttataaaaaaaacactacGCCATGTGCCCACACCACCACAACACCTTGAGAAACGCAAGGCCACGACCAAGAATCTCCAAAACGACGTCTCAAAAATATTGCGATATTAAAAACGCCACCATCGTCTATCCCAAAAGAATAATGTTTTCACCTAGGGGAACCAAtaaaagagggggagggaggcacTTCGACAACACCATCAAGAGGGTTGCGACATCTAAAGACATCTCCGGTGTGACCCAAGAATTGTGCTGAGTTTCGCCTAGAACCAGCCTGCGCCCCTTTTGCCGCTACCTCACCAACCACCAGCTTTGTCAACACGTGACCGCCATTGTAGTGACTCCCTCCCATTGGCTGGTCTCCATACGATCGTCCCGCTACCAGCACGACCACGACCACTCAATGCCACATGTTGGTGCGACCATAGCCATGACCAAACTTGTGACCAACCACGGCTGTACTACAACGACTAattagcatttctcacatgcCACCACCTCCAACGAGGGAGAGGTGACCACCACTGCTCACCACTATGCGTCGGTGGCCTCGTTCTTCCTCTCCTGCTGCCTTCACCGTCTCGCCATAGAGCTCCCCACAACTAGGTAAATCGcccaagaaggggaggagctccaagGAGATGAGGATGCATCGGAGACAGAGGGCGACCCGCCGTCATCACTGCCTGCGATAGTGGTGTTGTGCGGCCAAATCCAAGCTCGGGCCCCCAGATCCAGTGGCTACTCCACCAGCCAACACTTGCTACACCGCCACAAGTACAGGTCAGCGCGCATCTAACGGCTCAGGGCTCTTTGTCATAAATTATATAGAACAAAAACTTAGTGAAGCACTAACTAAAACTAATTAGAAGGCATGGACAGTTTGGTTTTATGCGTTTATGTGTTGCTCAATAAAATCACAACTCAATAGCTCACGCTTGTTTGCTTGCGCGTCTTGCATGTCGGCTCTGCGCTCGAGCCACGTTTGTTTTCTCTGCTTGCTTTAGTGGCCCACAAATTCCTAATAACTAGGTGATTCACCGTGTTTTGCTGCGAAAATTACTAAGCAATTTTCAAGAAAATAGAACATATCTACTTtcttgtatatacatatatttctattaGCATATGTATATAAAATTGATTGAATGATGGTTGGAATAGTAAATATGATCTGATATCTTGATTGTATTTTTTTCCAATTGACTACTTGATTAAATATATAGCATTTATATGGGGTGGTGATTAATGGTGTTGTTTAAGGGGACTTTTATCTAACGGTTAATACTGGAAAGACTTGTCGATCCAACGGTTGAAACTATTTTGATGACGTGGCTAAATGTGGTGCATGTTTGTGGTCACttatatatagaaagtatagatcaGTGGTTAAATATGCTGGCCAATAGGGCCCAGCGGTTAGGAGGTAATCCGCAAGGCCCACGACGACTCCGTGAGGGCTTGTGAGCTCAGGACATGGAGCGCGCTGCTCGCCAGACCCTACCACTCGCGCTAGAGCCTTCACTCGGCCATcacagctcagctcagctcagtgCTATGGGATCTCATTGAGAAGATTGGCTGTCGAACACAGCCTACGtatatgtgatgtttttagtaTGACAAAATACAATATTATAATTCTGGGTGGCTATAGTCAgaataaaagaaagagaagcAAACTAACGCTAAACTTAGGTTGTGAAATGGGGTCTCTCAGCCCCGACACCCACCCATTCGCCGGCGTGCGACGGCGGCCACCAGATCCCCTGTTGCTCGTCTACCACTCTCCTCCCCCATCCTTGAGCGCTTCTCCTCTAGCTCTTCCCCACCTCCCCAATCCCTGCCCCAGTTGAGCGTTCCTTTTCCCTCGTTGGAAGATGGTGAGATCTTTGTTCCAGAGAGTTTAGATCTTGCTGCTCTGTCCCCGAAGAGAGCCGTCACCCTGCGTGACATTGCTGCCGTCTCCTTGGATAGGGTTCCTCCTAGCCCTTCTATGGCTGAGCGAGGAAAATCTGCTGCCCAATCACGCTTGGTTTTTTCAAATTTCCCTGAGCAGATGGCGCCAAAAGAGGCCAGATCTACAGCACTGAATCGAGATCCTCCCAGCAGCCCTGCTTTGCTAGTCCTCTCGAGTAAAGATTGTCCTCTTTACTCTGCCGTACTGAAGAACGACGCACAACCACCCGCGGCTCAACTCGTCCAGTTGCATCCGCCATCTCCGAGTAAGATTTTGCAATCTATTGCCCCTTCTTTCGATGGACCAAAATGTGACAGTCAACTACTTCCTGCTAGTCAACGTAAGCTGCAGGGGTgccttaggccctgtttagatgggactaaaacttttaagtccctatcacatcggatgtttgaaaattaattataaatattaaacgtagactattaataaaacccatcaataatcttggactaattcgcgagatgaatgtattgagcctaattaatacatgattagcctatgtgatgctacagtaaacattctctaattatggattaattaggcttaaaaaaattgtctcgcgaattagctttcatttatataattagttttgtaaatagtctatatttaatactctaaattagtgtttaaatacagggactaaagttaagtctctggatccaaacaccaccttaatccGCCGCTCCTTGGCCAAGTTCCAAGACAGCAGAGGCAGATCCGGGGGAAAGGGAGCAATCAAGCTTTGCAGCATCGCCTACACTTCCCAGATCATACAGAGCAGCTAGAAGTTAAGGCATGGCAGGTTGTCAAACCAAAGTACTAGTAGAGGAAATGTGATGTAACAAATCCTACCGTCTTCAAGCCCGCCAACAACTTGCAGGAATAGCATTCAAGGAAGTTGCGTTACCTTAATCACATAAGAGGTAAATGCTTCCGTTGTCTGAGTTCAAAGCACAAGGTGCAGGATTGCAGAGAGCCTCTCCGTTGCTGGTTTTGTTTTGGTTTTGGCCACCAATCCACAACCTGCAAGTCGAGGCTCTATAAATCCCAGAAACAGCAAGCTGATGCACCCAACTCGCTTGACTTCCCACCCCTCCCAGCCAGCAGAAATAAACCCCCTGAAGCTCCCTTGGTTCCCAACATCTCTACCCCGCCCGACATGGCTGGCGTCCCTAGTGACCTGGTCTCAAGGCCAGAATTGAGCTACTGCATGGTGGCTGGTACTGTCGAAGTCGAGAGGCTCCATGTGCTTTACACGGTGCGCTCGGTGGTGGCCTGGACAGGTGAAGGGCAACATGTTGATCTCAACACCATTGCAGATGATGTCCACTCGGCTTACCGCATTCATCGCAACGACATCCAAGTCACCAAGTACCATCTGGAAAATTTCTTCCTCACGTTCACCATCCATGGTGATAGGGAGGCAGTCCTGCAGGAGCCAAGGTTGGTGACCAGAAGTGGACGGGAGTACTTCT
Coding sequences:
- the LOC4333375 gene encoding factor of DNA methylation 5 isoform X1, translating into MDHSSSEESDVSDSDIGVHEEKTYNQLRAEKVKVKHGNNTFRCPFCPGKKKQDYSSKDLLQHASGVGAASKRKAKVKATHLALARYLKVDLAGSLESSPQLATVEHQPPGSEEKYVWPWMGILVNLPTELKGKGFVGESEERLRAQFSRFKPLQVTILWNSTDNADYAIVKFAENWNGMKDALAFEKHFNVERYGKTDWNKINCRRDDLFGWVARSDDYNSLEPTGKYLRKNGELKGVCDLEHEGQRKMGRHVGHYACQIEEKNKYLEELKLMNNQNGLKLERMMEEKDQLFEEHNRNIIELQQHACKDSKRIIDENLNLYEELQAKKHEIDRRCKELNYLATNTNIDRGKLVAEKEKNAKENELLNLANLKQKEADEELLRLVEKHKGLEKMAGVRSIIGVKRMGELDQKAFYNACKNKMPNNKMKLALVCSKWEDEITKPEWHPFKVIETAGQTKEIIKEDDGKLQALRAQYGDEACNVVVKALVEMNEYNPSGMYPVPELWNFKQNRSAPMPEAASYLLKQWKTHKKRNT
- the LOC107280254 gene encoding uncharacterized protein; this translates as MARGSAPLEGSVLPPSRILSERQAGLPRRFMPESATGQEVVALGEGRLAPHYPGRSVFFLSFAMAGLVPPFSIFFMDILEFYDLQMAHLTPNAIITLAIFAHLCEMFIGVRPSLRLFRWFFTVQPVSPPTEVGGCYFQPRGQVLNRYIPCVLRKKWDDWKSDWFYTPLADEARLRLPSQPPAQASSWRAAVDLGDGYDAVLDRLAGLRSQGLTGAMVFGDYLRRRIAPLQRRARGAWEYTGPEDIMRTHQGRKWDPEDFRMVVQRVLNLSSVEASLIPQGVLPLCCDPERANILTIMQEVGASRERAPRGHDGEGGSRRGEQSTPGGGRASGPRDGGPGGSRPADARGKRKQEGTPPPSPPRGGGAVRASSRRPEGAVPTPQPEGERKKKRLRKMGGIVPCRGNLISPPRWSFSRPPRRFVPAPTAAVFILPSPKASFHSPVSFCLLVFLLPQRDPVAPPPRHSKSGRSEAEETATAEARRREADRREAADRLREAEEAAQEAVRVRQAEKAAREEARLRRAGESVREAEAARARQAACQTPDPTPPEGTTTSEATHDEAAGVPLGPDPSGDTWDEPASRDAPESGTSSAAPLSVEPFLQALAAANSTVLDGLSAQMEALQAERAELDTAWARVEEGRRSVEAMVEAGRKAHHRHTSQLEARRRELVEIAREVEEERETALIATAVLDEARDDLRLQYGSRAAELEEKLDAARGVLDAAAARERRAAEKEAASRQREEALEVRATALEERARALDVKERDLADREAAVATREATLASHEAACAEEESALRLHEDALTERERALEEAEAAAQRLADSLFLREAAREEQARRKLEGARAERAALDQRAAELEARAKELDARAHSGGAAAGHGDLAARLAAAEHTIAKLQGALDSSAGEVEALRLASEVGPGMLRDAVSRLDRAGRQAGLWGGRHAKYAANQGGLAQCLSEMAGALQRLPEELEETIKSSSRDLARGAVELVLASYQARDPDFSPWAALEEFPPGTEDGARARVRDAADYIVHSFEGTAPRLAFALDSDEEGGDDGADDSGDEADGPGAPE
- the LOC4333375 gene encoding factor of DNA methylation 5 isoform X2; protein product: MDHSSSEESDVSDSDIGVHEEKTYNQLRAEKVKVKHGNNTFRCPFCPGKKKQDYSSKDLLQHASGVGAASKRKAKVKATHLALARYLKVDLAGSLESSPQLATVEHQPPGSEEKYVWPWMGILVNLPTELKGKGFVGESEERLRAQFSRFKPLQVTILWNSTDNADYAIVKFAENWNGMKDALAFEKHFNVERYGKTDWNKINCRRDDLFGWVARSDDYNSLEPTGKYLRKNGELKGVCDLEHEGQRKMGRHVGHYACQIEEKNKYLEELKLMNNQNGLKLERMMEEKDQLFEEHNRNIIELQQHACKDSKRIIDENLNLYEELQAKKHEIDRRCKELNYLATNTNIDRGKLVAEKEKNAKENELLNLANLKQKEADEELLRLVEKHKGLEKMAGVRSIIGVKRMGELDQKAFYNACKNKMPNNKMKLALVCSKWEDEITKPEWHPFKVIETAGQTKENHSSRIFEEQKRRK